DNA sequence from the Cohnella herbarum genome:
AATCGCCTTCTCGGTCGCCGCATCCACGCCCGCGAACGGTTCGTCCATGAAATACAGCGTAGCGTCTTGGGCCAGGGCGCGGGCTAGAAACACCCTCTGCTGCTGGCCGCCCGACAGCTGGCTAATCTGGCGGCCGGCGAAATCCGCCATGCCGACCTTAGCCAAGCACTCCATCCCGATCGCTTTTTCTTTGGCCCCCGGTCGTCTCAATAAGCCGAGATGACCGTATCTGCCCATCATGACGACATCCAGCGCGTTCGTCGGAAAATCCCAATCGACCGATTCCCGTTGCGGCACGTATCCGACCAGTTTGCGTTGCGACTTATAAGATTTTCCATAAACAAGCGTCTCGCCCGTAAGGGTCGGTTGTAATCCGAGCACGGCCTTGATCAAAGTCGATTTGCCTGCGCCGTTCGGTCCGATGATACCGATCAGTTCGCCTTCCGTGACTTCGAAAGACACATTCCTTACGACGGGTTTTTTCTGATAAGCTACCGTTAAATCTTTAACCGACAACGGAGATATAAGTTCAGTTTGCATGGACATTTGAATTGTCTCCTTCCTATTTCAAAGCGTCGACGATCGTATCGACGTTGTGCCTAACCATTCCAATGTATGTGCCTTCCACCGTTCCTGCTTTCCCCATCGCATCGGAGAACAGCTCTCCACCGATCTTTATTTCATGTCCCTTTTTCTTGGCGCCCTCGATGACGGCTTCGATCGATTTCTTCGGAACGCTCGATTCGACGAAAACGGCCTTAATCCCTCTTTCCACCAGCATATCCCGCAAACCGGTCACGTCCTTGGAGCCGTATTCCGCGGCGGTGCTAATCCCTTGCAACCCTACCACCTCTATGTCGTACGCATCTCCGAAATAACCGAAAGCATCATGTGCGGTAACGAGAACGCGTCCTTGCTTCGGTATCGTGGCGATTTGCGTCTTCGCATATTGGTCAAGCTCTTCCAGCTTCGTCAGATAAGCTTCAGCGCGCGCCCGATAATCGTCTTGATGCTCCGGGTCCTTCTCGATCAACGTATCCCGTATCGTCTCGGTCGCGCTCATCCACAGCTGTACGTTAAACCACACGTGAGGATCGTGCGTTCCGTCGGCAACCAACCTCAACCGTTGCTCGGGAATATTCTTCGTAACGGCGACGACCGTTTTCTTATGGCTCATTTTCTCGAATATTTCCGTCATTTTCCCTTCCAGATGCAAGCCGCCGTAAAAAATGATTTCAGCGTGTTCCAGCTTGCTTATGTCCCCCTGCGAAGCTTTGTATAAGTGCGGATCGACGCCAGGCCCCATTAATCCGACGACTTCCACTTGTTCGCCGCCGACTTCCTTAACGACGTCGGAGATCATCCCGATCGTCGCGGTCACGTGTAATTTATCCTTATCGCGAAATGCATTCTGCGTTCCGCACCCCGCAAGGATGAACATTGTCGCGGTTAGAAATACGAGAACCCAAATCAGTCTTTTTATCGATGATGCCTTACCTCTTTTCATGCGCAAGCGCTCCTCTCCAACTCTCTCTACTAGTTGTGTGAAAACAATTTTTTTGTACTAGAGACTAACAATTTCCCGAATGACTCTTTTTTTATATTATACAACAAAGTTTACCTTGTGCAACAAATAAATTAAAAAAAATGCCGCGCTTCTTTTGGGAAGGCGACATTCTGTTTTGCAATGCTATTGTTGTTCCCCATTGGCATTCTCGCCTTGAGCGTTTGCATTTACGGCATTGACGCCGAATGGTTCACCGACTTCGCCGTTAGCGGGGTTTGAAGATACGCTGTTCGGGTGAGGCTTGCCATCCAATCCCACCTTCGCATCGTACGCATCGAATATTTTGCGTGCGATCGGAGCGGCTCCCCAGCCGCCATATCCGCCTTCAGGCACGACTACGGCGACGGCAAGCGTTGGATTCTCCGCAGGCGCGTAGGCGATAAATACGGCGTTCTCGACGGTTTTTCCGCCGACATCCTGCTGCGATGTTCCCGTTTTCCGGTAGAAGTTATACTTGAAATCATCGAAGCCCCGTACTCTAACCTGCGCCATTCCGGCTTCGATCGTTTGCCAGTAAGAGTCGGGGAAGCTGACCGTGTTCAGCACTTCCGATTGGTAAGGCTGAACGATGTTTCCGTCCGTATCCTCGATTCTATCGACGAATTGAGGTTTCATTCGTTTGCCATGGCTAGCCAAGGTCGAAGCATATTGAGCCAGTTGCAAAGCCGAATACTTGGCTTGTTGACCGAATGATGCATAGATCAAGGCGGATTGAGCGCTCCCCGTCTTGATCTCCTTGAAATAATCGATGATGCCGCTAGACTCCAGCGGCAGCCCGCTTCCGGTCGTCACGCCGAGACCGAATTGCTTCATGTAGCTGTCCCATATATCGACGCCTTCGCTACCGTCGCGCATATAGAGCCTGTTCCCGATCATCCCGGCCATATAGGCATTCGAAGACTTGGCGATCGCGGTTACCGGCTTTAGCAATCCGTTCGCCGCACTGCTGGCGTTACGAACCCGCGTTTCGTGTCCTTTGCCTCCGAACGCGAAGTATCCAGGATCGATAAACTCGGATTGCGTCGTTATTAATTTCTCGTTCAAACCGACCAGAATCGTTAGCGGCTTCTGCGTCGACCCCAGATTAACCAACGAGGACGGATGCTTCATCCGTTCTTTGTCGTCTTTATATGGCGGCTGCGCGTCCCGAATGGCTCCGTTACTCATGTAATAAGTGATGGAGTCTAAATCATCCTGACTGATCCCGCCTTGCCAAACCGCA
Encoded proteins:
- a CDS encoding peptidoglycan D,D-transpeptidase FtsI family protein; its protein translation is MSNLTEEAQKREIKNRRHFSFRLNVFFFITFFVFSVLIVRLAYLQFVEGDSLRAREHEIGTRPVAVPPIRGNIYDSEKRALAYSTSTQSLYYTHDTKMSEEDGKALAAELVAKFNELGLKTAKPLTVEEVFKYMDFKGRVYYSYQPRRIKSGLTKEEIAYFSEHKDQFPGIEVVEESVRQYDKDRVAVQLVGYMKKMSGATSLSKYKDAEKQTDKTLEYLKDEEVGFDGLEFMYQDELRGRNGIKEYPVNNQSEIIGPMKLTKPIKGDNIILTINKDIQLATQNAITEHLEKIRTSSDKQERAANAKTGYAVAMEVKTGKVVAMASMPDYDPAVWQGGISQDDLDSITYYMSNGAIRDAQPPYKDDKERMKHPSSLVNLGSTQKPLTILVGLNEKLITTQSEFIDPGYFAFGGKGHETRVRNASSAANGLLKPVTAIAKSSNAYMAGMIGNRLYMRDGSEGVDIWDSYMKQFGLGVTTGSGLPLESSGIIDYFKEIKTGSAQSALIYASFGQQAKYSALQLAQYASTLASHGKRMKPQFVDRIEDTDGNIVQPYQSEVLNTVSFPDSYWQTIEAGMAQVRVRGFDDFKYNFYRKTGTSQQDVGGKTVENAVFIAYAPAENPTLAVAVVVPEGGYGGWGAAPIARKIFDAYDAKVGLDGKPHPNSVSSNPANGEVGEPFGVNAVNANAQGENANGEQQ
- a CDS encoding metal ABC transporter solute-binding protein, Zn/Mn family, producing the protein MKRGKASSIKRLIWVLVFLTATMFILAGCGTQNAFRDKDKLHVTATIGMISDVVKEVGGEQVEVVGLMGPGVDPHLYKASQGDISKLEHAEIIFYGGLHLEGKMTEIFEKMSHKKTVVAVTKNIPEQRLRLVADGTHDPHVWFNVQLWMSATETIRDTLIEKDPEHQDDYRARAEAYLTKLEELDQYAKTQIATIPKQGRVLVTAHDAFGYFGDAYDIEVVGLQGISTAAEYGSKDVTGLRDMLVERGIKAVFVESSVPKKSIEAVIEGAKKKGHEIKIGGELFSDAMGKAGTVEGTYIGMVRHNVDTIVDALK
- a CDS encoding metal ABC transporter ATP-binding protein, which translates into the protein MSMQTELISPLSVKDLTVAYQKKPVVRNVSFEVTEGELIGIIGPNGAGKSTLIKAVLGLQPTLTGETLVYGKSYKSQRKLVGYVPQRESVDWDFPTNALDVVMMGRYGHLGLLRRPGAKEKAIGMECLAKVGMADFAGRQISQLSGGQQQRVFLARALAQDATLYFMDEPFAGVDAATEKAIITLLGELKRQGKTVLVVHHDLATVEQYFDSVMLLNGELIAFGPTRTTFTEQRLQETYGGRLTFLKTSPAEEPIVLAGMGR